The segment CTATTGATTACAAATACAATTTCTTTAAAAGAAGAAGCACGTCAAGAGCCAAAAATTAAAGAGATTTCTGTTGGATATATGCTTGCGAAAGCAATTGAAGCGATTCAATTACATACTCCTGTAAGTACACTCTTTGATTTATTCAATGACTAGTCAAACATTTCTTAAAGTTAATCTCATTATCGTTTTCGACCGAAAGGCTGAAAACGTTTTGATGTGTCATCGACAAAAGAATCCTTATAAGGGACTCTATAACTTTGTTGGTGGCAAAAAGAATCCAGGAGAATCCGATATCGAGGGTGCCTATCGAGAACTTTTCGAGGAAAGTGGAATAACCGTAAATGATATCGAAATCAAACCGTTGTTTTTTACACAATATTTTGAAGACGGTATCGAGTTGCAAGTATTTTACGGTTATCTCAACCGAGAAGTCGTTCTCGTTCCAGAAAAAAATCCCCTATTATGGATGCCCATAACAGAGGATTTCTCGGATGACACACGCTTTGCGGGTCAAGGTAATATCAAGCATATGATGGATTTAATTTATGAATCCAAACAAGGTATGTAATGATTTAAATGGAAACTGTAGATATATGTTTTAACTAAAAGCTCTGGGTAGATTATACCGAGGGCTTTTTTATATGCTTTAATCTGATCTTCATAACGTTCTACAATAATATCTAAAGAAGCATGATCACTTTTAAAGTCCACAAGAATTAGTTCGGTTTCATTGTACACATAAAAATCAATAACACCCGCATCCCCTTCAATTAAGTAAGGCATTTCATGATAGATGTGTGGATATCTATAGAGCTTTTGAGTAAATGGATGCTTGTTATATGCTTGAAGTCTCCGTTTGAATTTTGGTTCGAAATCTTTAAGATCTGCATCGGTCCAAATCCGGTGCGGAAGGTTTTCAATGGCTTCGTGCAGGGTAGACCCAAATCCGGTAGCAAAATCAAAGGACTTATCGAAATTTAAATCACGGTTTTTAGGAGTTATCGGCTCCTCTTGATCAAAAGATAGGGTCAGTTTCTCAGTGAAAACTGTGGCTCCTTCATCTTCGCTAATCGGATTAAGACTGTTTTCTGTGAGTTCCATTCCGTCAATAACACGTAAAATGGTGTTGTGAGGACTTGCAGCAAGTAATAAATCAACTTTTCGCTTATGATTTCTAAGTAATTGGTAATCTAAAGAAGCGGGTTGATATTCCTTGACTACATCAACAAGAATAAGGTGTTTCTGGGGTCTTGTGAGTGCAACATAGAGAAGACGAAGGTTTTCTTCAATCTCTTCATTATCTTGTTTTATTTCCATAACAGTTCGAATTAAATTGCGAGAAACAAAGCGCATCGGTAATTCAACATGATTCAATCCAATCCCAAAGGCATCGTCATTAAGTAAAATATCACTGTGGTCACGCACAGCATGACGTCCCATACCCCACAAGAATACAATTGGAAATTGTAATCCTTTGGATTGATGGATGGTCATTGCAGTTACAATATCTTCATCTTTATTCAGTGGTGAAGCTTCGCTACTGGTATCGTCCTTAAACTCCGCAACAAAGCGTACAAATCCCTGTAAAGTCGGAACTGAAGATGCTTGGTATTGAATTGCTTTTTCAAGGAGGAAGTCCAGATTTGTTTTATCCTGTAAGGATAGCGTTTTATTATAGACATCATTGAGTTGAATAATTTCTTGAATAATTGAGATAAGATCTTTAGATCGCCACGATAAAACCATGGTCTCAAGGGACATGTAGAGTGCGGGATTTTCTATTTCCAGTGCTTTACGAATACTTGGTGCATCCATAAGTTTAAGCGATGCGATTTGATCATCGGAATAGTTATAAAACGGTGATGTGAGCACAGGAACAAGATAAAAATCATGGAATGTTGTTGCGTAATTTAATAATGCGACAACAGAAGCAATAATCTCGGACTTATAGAAACCACTTTGATCATCAATATAATGAGGAATATTGTATTCCTCAAATGCTTCTTTAAGATAACCCTTACTTGCGTGTGATCGAACTAAAATTACCATATCTTTAAAGCGATAACCTTGATTATGATAGTTAATAATCTCTTGTGCAATATGCTGTGCACGAAGTTGATCAGATGTTTTCTTAAAACGATTATCGAGTTTTTCAATGATATGAATTTCTACGGGATGTGTATCTTCACTTTGAGAGGGAATCCCCACATTTACATGGTCGTACTCATCATAGGTAATTCCAAATGTTAAGTTCATGAGTTTATCAAACACAAAGTTGTTGTATTCAACAATATCTTTTTTTGAACGATAGTTAAAACTTAAATATAGATTTTGAGTCGAGTCGTCAAGCATTAAGTTCTGCATGATATTTGGCTTGGCCCCTCGGAATCGATAAATGGATTGTTTGATGTCACCAACTCTAAAAATATTATTCCCTGTTGATATTTTAGTAATGATCTCATCTTGATATTCATTGGTATCTTGAAATTCGTCAACCATAATTTCTTTATATTTATGTTTTACCAATTCAGATATTTCACCGTTATTTTCATTCAAAATTTGCAACGCCATCGATTCAAAATCATTGAAATCTAAGCAGTTTTCTTCTTCTTTAAGGGATGAAAAGGTATTCAAGTAATCTTGTGTCATCTGCATTAAAAGTGATACGGTTTCCAATTGATTATTTAATAATTGGAAATGCTCATTCAAAGGCATGTAGTTTTCAAAAATTCGATTAACAGTTTTCTCAATGCGTTTTCGTTGTTCAGTGTAAACATCATTTTTGGTGTCTGCGATAACTTTGAAGTTGCAAGCAGTTGGAATTTGGTCGTAAAAGCGAATGTCGTTTTGATCAATTAACGTTTTGAGATTACCAAGGCCTTCAAGAACTTGAAGCAACATGGTACTTTGCTCGAAGTATTTTTTCCCTTTTTTGTCATTTGGGTCATAGGATTCATCAGAAATCGCAATAATTGCCTGTACATCTTTTATGATTTCATGAACTTGTTGTTGGTAAAAGTTAAAAAAGATTTGTTGGAATTCCTGAGGGAAATCGTTAAATGTGGTAGCGCTATAAAGCGATTTAACAGCTTGAACTGCATAATCTGGATCTTTTTTACTTATCAACCACGTAGCATTATCGTAAATTGCAGTTTCTAAGGATGCATAGTCAAGTGGATTAGAAGAAAAGATATCTAACAGATATTTAAGGTTTTCGTAGTCATTTTGCAGCCACATATCAAAGGTTTCTCGCATTGCTTGACGTTGTAAGAGTTTCGTTTGCGCATCATCCAGAATGTTGTCAGCCCGGGAGGGGTTGACGCCGATGATATAACCGTAGTTTTTAATGATGGTGAGACAGAAAGAATGGATTGTCGAAATTTGTGCAGTCTCAACCAAAGATATTTGTTCAGCGATAAAGTCGGATGCATTGTTTCGATACTCATCATTGAGCGCGGCAAGAAGTCGTGTTTTCATTTCAGATGCGGCAGCTTCGGTAAAGGTCATCGCACACACCTCATCAATTCGAACATTATCTTTAATAATACGCTTCATCAAACGCGCAATCAAAACGGTAGTTTTTCCAGCACCAGCTGATGCAGAAACAATTACATTTTGATTCAATGCTTCGATGGCTTGTTGTTGCTGGGGATTAAAGGTTGTCATGTTTCGTTTCCTCCGCCTCTTCTTTCTTTAAATCTAAATCTTTATCGATTTCAATACTTGAATCCTCGGGATCCAACACGCCATTTAAGATATCCGAATAGATGGTTTGGTAAACTTGAGTAAGGAGTGGGTTGATTTTGTTCATGTCATAGGGTTTAGTCCAGGTTGTAACCACCCCATCCTTAGATTCTCGTAATCCACCAAAGTAGATTGCGGAATCATACGAGTCAAGTGGTTGTTCAAATAACCAACCGCGATACCGTTTCGATTTTAGCCATTCCGCCTCAAAATCAACGTCTTTTGAAACAACGCCTTTCGCAACTTTATACTCGAGTGATGGAACGGTTAGGTTTGGATTTTTAAATCCATAATAGTATACTGCAAGGCATTTTTTTTGGAACACTTTTTCCGCAATCATTGCATAAGTAAGTAATTGCAATTGTGTACCAGCCTTAACGCTTTCAGCGGTCATCGCTAATTGAGAACTTTTATAGTCGACAATTTGTACATAATGATCGTTTTCATCAATACGGTCAATAATACCGCGAAGAATGATTCCTTTAAACATTGTTTCTTCACGGAACCAACGTTCTTTGGATACAACTTGGAAGGTTGTATCTGCCATTGAGGCGTCAATAAAATCAAGATTCTGTTTCATTAAGTCTTGATTTCGATCATAAATCATACGATAACGTGGTTGAGTCATGGGAAATACCTTACGTACATCCGTCCAAGGATCAAGATCTTTGCAATCGTGGTAATATTCCATCACGGCATGATTAACAGTACCGATAATTCGGGCATCAAATTTAAGAATTTCAGGTTCTCTTATCTTTAATCCACGTTCCATAAAGAATTGATAAGGGTTATTTACAAACATTTGAAATGCTGATATCGAACCGACTAATTTCCCTTCTTCTAAATAGAGCTTTTCTGCAAGATGAGGGCTTAAACGATGCTTAACCGTTTTTCGATGGGTATTTTGCGTCAAAATCCAAGACTCAAGCGCAACCCCATTAGCGTGAGCAAATTGTTCAACAGGGTAGGAAACTTCTTGGCCTTTTCCTTCATAGGTAGCGGAACTATACGACAACGTCATGTTTGCATTGTGGTCAAAGATATGATTTTGCATGTTAAGTGTAAATTTTGTGCGTTCATCTAATCGTGGATAACCTTTAATAGAGCTTAAGTATGCCTCATCGATAATTCCAGTCCGTGAACGAATTGAAGGAAAATTCTTAGCGGATAAATTCACGACGTATAAGTGGTCTTGCGGGATTAAAGGCAATGAACCATAATCAACAATCCGTAGTGGGGCATTAACCTGTTGATGCATTTGAAGTGCGTCAAGATGTTCCAACAATAATAAATAGGTTTCTTCCTGATATTCTCCTAGGTGATTTTCAAGTAAAGAAAAAAGTGGGGTTAAATCACCGCGTGTATGACTTTTGATGACGTTATAACAGGCAATCAACGTTTCCTTAAAATCTAAATTCATTATCGAAGCAAGGGTGGCTTGTAAAAGCACAACATCTTCCTGAATTCGATTTTGAAGGGCAAACAAATCCGGATAGGATTCTGTTTCCTCACATAAATCATAGACGCCAAAGACATCACTAAGATCAAATTCAAAATGGTTGAGATAAGTTACAAGATCTTCACGACGTTTTAAGCCAAAAGCTCCGGACTCAATCGCTTTAATCAATTGATGAATATTAGAGTCAAAAGCAAAATCAAGCAAAGCTCGATATTGAGATTTCATCAGTTCAAAACGACGGTCTTGTAATTTTAACGGATAACCATAACGTTCAAAAATCGATTCTATTAGAGGTTCCATTGTTGTTGGGTTGGCAACCGCGATGGTTGCAGACTGATAACCATTACGAATGATATCTTGAATGACCGCTTCGAGTTCACTACGGGGATTTAATGCAACTTTAAATGCTAATGATTCAAGAGATTGTGATTGGGGTTTAATAAACGGAATGTTATGACGCGCTAAAAACGTATACTCCGCATGGGATAACCCATAGGCTACCGCCTCATAATCAACACCATCTTTGACAACGGGCTTTTCAAGAAAAGGATCAATCAAAGATAAACATTGAAATATTTCTTCTTGTAAGGGTGTATTACGAGGACATGCATCAAGTGTTAAACCGTACAAATATAATTCTTGGAGTAAGTCTATGAGAACATGCATCGTCTTGGGATATTTTAAGACTTCTTGAAGGCGTGGGCAATCACAGGTTTGCAGTTGATTAAACACAGAGATTTCCACAGAACGACGATGGGTATCCGATTCAAAAAACGCAAGTTTAAAATCACGGATCGCCACCCCGAGATAATGTTCTTGTTCAGATAATAAGATGTGCTTCAAATCTTCATGAAAGATTCGATTACTAACAATGATTTTGTGCATAAAAAGCCCCCTTTAATATCAATTATAAGGGATATTGAGTGGAAGTGTATGGGTCTTTTAAAATTTCCATAAATATGTCATGATATAGAAGTAAACAAAGGGGGAAACTATGGGGTTAGTTTATGCTATGAGTGAGATCAAAGATAAGCGCCAGGGGGGCCATGATTGTACATTTAATGGTTTTCTCGAGGATTATCTAAATTGTGATCAAGCTCAATATAAAGAATTACTTGAAAACGTTTTAGAAATGGATGATTCCGTACGTGTTTTGGAAAACGTCCGTATACATATAAATAAAGATTTAGTAGCGAATAAAATTATTCGCTATAAAGATGTCCATAAAATTCCGAAAGGTTATATTAAAGCGCCTTTAATTTTGTATAGTGAAGGGCATGAACGAGAGTTTGCTTTGATCCTTGTCGATCGTAATTACCTTGAAGCGAAAGGTATTTACTATTGCTTAACAGAACAAGGAGGAATTTTAGGCGCTTACCGTCATAATGTATTGGTATTACCAATTGAAGAAACTGAGATCATCTTGGAGTTGTTGAAGCTATTACCAAGTGATCTTCCAACGATCGCATCACGTCAACGCGAACAAGATCGCCGTCATTATCGTGACACGGAACATCTCATTGAAAGTGCGATTACCAAAGGTCAAGAAAATATTCAATATATCAACCAAAGCCTTCGTGATGATCCGCAAGGACGAGCAGATCGCATTCACCAAACCATTGCTTCATGGTATTTACTGAAAAAAATGCTCTATGTGCAATATATGATGGATAAGGACACCTTACTGAACACAAACCAAGGCGATATTAAATTACATCGTCAAAAAGCGAAAGAGTATTGCAATAAAATAGAATTTATACCGTTTAGTGAACTTTGGAGGATATGATGAAACTAATTTCGTGGAATGTTAATGGTTTACGCGCCGTTATGAAAAAAGATTTTGAAGGAATTTTTGAAGCGATGGACACAGATGTCCTTTGTCTTCAAGAAACAAAAATGCAAGCGGGTCAATTGGATTACGATCCGGAAGGCTATTACGCATACTATAATTATGCAGAAAAAAAAGGATATTCTGGCACCGCGGTTTATACGCGTATTAAACCGATTAACGTTACCTACGGAATTCAAGAAGATGAACATAATACTGAAGGACGTGTCATCACATGTGAGTATGATAACTTTTTTCTAGTTTGTGTTTATACACCCAATTCACAACCCGAGTTGAAACGCATTGATTATCGTATGCAATGGGAAAATGATTTTAGAGAATACTTAAAGATGTTGGATGAGTCAAAACCGGTGGTTTTATGTGGGGATTTAAATGTTGCCCATAAAGAGATTGACTTAAAAAATCCATCAGCGAATCGAAAGAACCCGGGATTTAGCGATCAAGAGCGGGAACAGTTCACCAATCTTCTCGATGCAGGATTTATTGATTCGTTCCGTGAATTGCATCCTAATGAAGTCGATCGTTATTCTTGGTGGAGTTATCGCTTTAATGCACGCAGTCGCAATGCGGGTTGGAGAATCGATTATTTCGTTGTCTCTGAACGATTAAGAAATGCCATTGAAGATGCAGATATTCTCGATCAAGTTCTTGGAAGTGATCATTGTCCTGTAATGCTTAAACTTAATTTTTAAACATAAACCTCTTGATGATACGTCATCAAGAGGTTTTTATTAAATTGTGTAAACGGTGAAAGTTTAACGTTAATGATAAACGTTGTGTATTTATAATCACACATATAATGTAAACGGTATCTTGTAAATGATTACGAGATATCGATGTAAATCCATGACTTTTGTTGATGATAATGGTATACTATCACGGTGTGTTGAAAGAAGTAGGAAAATTAATGACATTTAAAGAACTAGAATTAGAAGAAGAAATCGTAAGAGCCGTAATCGAAAAAGGTTACGAAGAGCCAACAGATATACAATCACAAGCAATTCCAATGTTGCTTGGTAATCATGACTTATTAGCTCAATCTCAAACAGGTACAGGTAAAACTGCGGCGTTTGGGTTACCAATGCTAAGTTTGACTCAACCTGGAGATAAGAAACGAACAAATTCGTTAATCCTATGTCCTACACGTGAGTTATGTATGCAAGTGGCTGAAGAAATGAGAAGTTTCTCGAAGTATAAACAAGGGGTTAACATCGCATGTGTATACGGAGGTAGCCCTATTGATAAACAAATTAGAGACCTTAAACGTGGAGCAGACATTGTAGTTGCGACACCAGGTCGTTTAATGGATCATATTCGACGTAAGACAATCCGTTTAGATGATTGCCGTCATATTGTCTTGGATGAAGCTGATGAAATGCTAAATATGGGATTTATTGAGGATATTGAAGAAATCTTTTCATTCCTTCCTGAAGAACGCCAATTCGCATTCTTCTCAGCAACAATGCCTAAGGAAATCGGTAAATTAAGCGAGAAATTTTTGGTTGAACCAGAAAGAATCACACTATCTCGTAACAATCTAACTGTTTCTCGTATTAAACAAATCTATTACACTGTTGAATCAAGAGATAAAGTTGATTTAACAATTCAATTATTACAATTGCATAAAACAAGTGGAACAATGATATTCTGTAATACCAAAAAAATGGTTGATGAACTTACAACGCAATTAAACAAAGCGGGATTCCCTGCTTTAGGGTTACATGGAGACATGAAACAAGAAATGCGTTCAATGGTAATGGGCCGTTTTAAAAAAGGTATGGTTTCTGTGTTAATTGCAACCGATGTTGCGGCACGTGGAATCGATGTTGACAGTATGGATGTAGTGATAAACTACGATATACCTCAAGAATTAGAATATTATGTACACCGTATTGGACGTACAGGTCGTGCTGGTAAAGAAGGTCTTGCGATCACTTTAGTATCACGTAGACAACGTTATGCAATTAAGCAAATCGAACGTTTATCAAATTCAACAATCGTTGAAACACCACTACCAACTAAAGAACAATTAAATGACTTAATGGTAGATCAACTTGCTCGTGAAATCCGTAAATGGAATGATCATGAGCAAGGAAAACTCTTTAATATCGCTTATGAAGGTCTTCGTAAAGAGAACTTCACACAAGAAGAAATTATTATTGCTTTCATTAATAAGATGATTAGTGAATCAAACTTAGAAGCAATCAAAGTTTCAAAACAAAAAGATGTTAAGAATAAAGGTGAAATATCACGTATTGGACTATCCGTTGGAGATCGTGATGGGATCTCTGCAGCTCACCTTGTAAGTGCAATCGCAACTGCAAGTGGAATTCGCGGAAAAGATATTGGACGTATTAAAATTGATGATAATGAAAGTACAGTGGAAGTTCCCCGTGAATTTGCACAAGATATTATTAATAAATTATCAGAAACAAAAATTAATAATAAAGACGTGAACGTTACAATGGTTGATGAATTTGCACAACCAACACCACGTGGTGGACGTAGCGGACGCGGAGGACGTGACTCACGTCGTGGCGGTGGAAATGATCGTCGCCGTGATGGCGGAAGACGTTCAAACGATCAAAGTCGTCGTAACAACAAAGGATAAAAGAGATGGGTTTACCCATCTTTTTGTGCGAAATTCGAAAATGGCCATATTTATGCTATTATATCAATATCAACACTTTTAGGAGGTCTTATGGAATATAAAGCGCTCGTTTTAAATACCAATCACGATAATGTCATACCGGAAATAAAAATACTCAATACGGATGATCTAAATCATGATGTTTTAATTAAGGTCTCTTACGCCAGTGTTAATTATAAAGATGGCCTTGCGATGAGACCCAAAACACGCGTTGTAGGTGAATATCCTACGGTTGTGGGTATTGATTTTACAGGAACCGTCGTGGAATCAAATGTTGAGAAATTTCATATTGGTGATGAGGTCATTGTCACAAGCCATGATATTCTAAAATATCGAAATGGAGGGTTTGCGGAATATGCTTCGGTCCCTGCGTCAGAGGTGACCTTACTTCCTGAATCACTCAGTTTAAAAACGGCTGCAATTATCGGAACAGCAGGGTATACTGCTGCCCTTTCAGTTTATCGTATGATGCAACAGACAAATCCAATGAAGCGCGAACCTGTATTGGTTTTAGGAGCAAGTGGTGGTGTTGGTTCAGTGGCTTGCGCAATTTTAGACCGTCTCGGTTATCCGGTAACAGCGGTAAGTCGCAAGAAGGATACTGCTCAAGATTATTTTAAAAATATGAATGTAAAAGAAGTAATGCATCCCGATGAATTAACGGAAGAACCTCTAAAACCCCTTGGAAAGATGATATGTATCGCAGTCATTGACCCAATTGGTGGAAAGTACAGTTCGTATTTGCTCCCACATCTGAATTATGAAGGTGTTTATTTGTTAAGTGGTAATACTGCCGGTGCAAAATTTGAAACGACTGTATTTCCCTTTATCTTACGCGGAATTCAAGTCATTGGGATTGACTCAGTCAATAATAATCTAAAAGATGTCTTATGGGGACTGATTGCGACTGATTATAAACCGCGTAATATTCATGCGCTTTGTGATCGCGAGATAACCTTAGAAGATGTTCCTCAAGCACTTGAAGATATTCTTGAAGGAAAAATGATGGGACGTACAATCGTGAAATTATAAAAAAAGAAACCGTAGATGTCTACGGTTTCTTTTTTTCTTTGAGTTTTCTTAATTTATTGGTGCGCTGAACTTTTTTGAGTTGTTCGTAATTAGAAGCGTATGTTTTTTCCGCAGAATTTAGGTTTTGAGGACGATAAAACTCCTCATCTTTAAGTTCGTCGGGTAAATATTGGATTTTATGCCACAAATCACTACGATCATAATCGTACATATCCTGATCATCAACACCCACAGCATTTAGACGTAGATATTGAGGTACTTGATGTGCTGTTTCACGAACGGTTTTTAAGGCTGCATCAATACCGTGTTCCCCCGCTTTAGATTTAGGTGAAAGGGCACATTCAATAACGACAACACTTAACGGAAGCTTAGCCTCAGGAAATCCAATTCGTTTTGCGGCATCGATGGCGGTGACAACACGTGCACATAATGCGGGATTTGCAAGTCCGATATCTTCATAAGCTATGGCAATAAGCCGACGTTCGATCGAATCCATATCCCCCACATGAATTAATTTCGCAAGATAGTATAGAGCGGCTTGGACATCACTTCCACGGATTGATTTTTGGAATGCACTCAGGGCATCATAGTGATTGTCGCTATCTTTATCCATTGAAATATTAACGGAGAGACTCAGTTTTTCAAGATGTTTTTCGGTAATAACATCATCGCGTGTCGATTGTGCCAGTAAATCAAGGGCATTGAGTGCGTATCGTGCATCACCATTACAACTTGAAGCAATTGATTCTAAAACATCTTCTTGAATAATTTGATTGTTTTCAAATACTGAAGCTGCACGCTTTAATATGGATACAATATTATTATAAGATAGGGGTTTAAATTCAAATAGATGTACGCGAGATCGAATCGCTGGATTTATTGAAAAATAAGGATTGGCTGTTGTTGCACCAATCATCGTGATCAGACCACTTTCCACATGAGGTAAAAGAATATCTTGTTTATCTTTATTTAAACGATGAACCTCGTCAATAATCACGACAAGACCGCTGCTCATTTCTGCTTCAAGAAAGAGTGCATCCAGTTTCTTTTTATTATCCGTAACAGCATTAAAAAGTCGATACGGTCGTTTTAACGAATTAGCGATGGCCATCGCAGTCGTTGTTTTTCCCGTACCGGGAGGTCCGAAGAAAATCATGGAATGAAGATTACCGCTTTCCACGACATTACGTAAAATTTGATTTTCCCCAAGTAGATGTTCTTGTCCGATGATATCATCAATCGTTTCAGGACGTACTCGGAATGCTAATGGTTTGTTCATAAAATCACCCTATATATTGTAACATGTTTACGGTAGAATAGAGATGAGGTGATTTCATGAAAATCGTGATACAAAAAGTAAAAGAAGCAAAAGTTGTTGTAGATCAAGCAATCGTGGGTGAAATTAAACAAGGATATATGTTACTTGTTGGGATGGAAACAGGTGATAGCGATGCCGATATTAAGAAAGCCGTTGATAAAATTGCGTCTATTCGACTTTTTGATGATGCAGAAGGAAAAATTAATCTCAGTATTCAAGATGTAGG is part of the Erysipelothrix piscisicarius genome and harbors:
- a CDS encoding exodeoxyribonuclease III, which encodes MKLISWNVNGLRAVMKKDFEGIFEAMDTDVLCLQETKMQAGQLDYDPEGYYAYYNYAEKKGYSGTAVYTRIKPINVTYGIQEDEHNTEGRVITCEYDNFFLVCVYTPNSQPELKRIDYRMQWENDFREYLKMLDESKPVVLCGDLNVAHKEIDLKNPSANRKNPGFSDQEREQFTNLLDAGFIDSFRELHPNEVDRYSWWSYRFNARSRNAGWRIDYFVVSERLRNAIEDADILDQVLGSDHCPVMLKLNF
- a CDS encoding PD-(D/E)XK nuclease family protein; amino-acid sequence: MHKIIVSNRIFHEDLKHILLSEQEHYLGVAIRDFKLAFFESDTHRRSVEISVFNQLQTCDCPRLQEVLKYPKTMHVLIDLLQELYLYGLTLDACPRNTPLQEEIFQCLSLIDPFLEKPVVKDGVDYEAVAYGLSHAEYTFLARHNIPFIKPQSQSLESLAFKVALNPRSELEAVIQDIIRNGYQSATIAVANPTTMEPLIESIFERYGYPLKLQDRRFELMKSQYRALLDFAFDSNIHQLIKAIESGAFGLKRREDLVTYLNHFEFDLSDVFGVYDLCEETESYPDLFALQNRIQEDVVLLQATLASIMNLDFKETLIACYNVIKSHTRGDLTPLFSLLENHLGEYQEETYLLLLEHLDALQMHQQVNAPLRIVDYGSLPLIPQDHLYVVNLSAKNFPSIRSRTGIIDEAYLSSIKGYPRLDERTKFTLNMQNHIFDHNANMTLSYSSATYEGKGQEVSYPVEQFAHANGVALESWILTQNTHRKTVKHRLSPHLAEKLYLEEGKLVGSISAFQMFVNNPYQFFMERGLKIREPEILKFDARIIGTVNHAVMEYYHDCKDLDPWTDVRKVFPMTQPRYRMIYDRNQDLMKQNLDFIDASMADTTFQVVSKERWFREETMFKGIILRGIIDRIDENDHYVQIVDYKSSQLAMTAESVKAGTQLQLLTYAMIAEKVFQKKCLAVYYYGFKNPNLTVPSLEYKVAKGVVSKDVDFEAEWLKSKRYRGWLFEQPLDSYDSAIYFGGLRESKDGVVTTWTKPYDMNKINPLLTQVYQTIYSDILNGVLDPEDSSIEIDKDLDLKKEEAEETKHDNL
- a CDS encoding NUDIX hydrolase, which encodes MTSQTFLKVNLIIVFDRKAENVLMCHRQKNPYKGLYNFVGGKKNPGESDIEGAYRELFEESGITVNDIEIKPLFFTQYFEDGIELQVFYGYLNREVVLVPEKNPLLWMPITEDFSDDTRFAGQGNIKHMMDLIYESKQGM
- a CDS encoding YhdH/YhfP family quinone oxidoreductase, with translation MEYKALVLNTNHDNVIPEIKILNTDDLNHDVLIKVSYASVNYKDGLAMRPKTRVVGEYPTVVGIDFTGTVVESNVEKFHIGDEVIVTSHDILKYRNGGFAEYASVPASEVTLLPESLSLKTAAIIGTAGYTAALSVYRMMQQTNPMKREPVLVLGASGGVGSVACAILDRLGYPVTAVSRKKDTAQDYFKNMNVKEVMHPDELTEEPLKPLGKMICIAVIDPIGGKYSSYLLPHLNYEGVYLLSGNTAGAKFETTVFPFILRGIQVIGIDSVNNNLKDVLWGLIATDYKPRNIHALCDREITLEDVPQALEDILEGKMMGRTIVKL
- a CDS encoding UvrD-helicase domain-containing protein, which translates into the protein MTTFNPQQQQAIEALNQNVIVSASAGAGKTTVLIARLMKRIIKDNVRIDEVCAMTFTEAAASEMKTRLLAALNDEYRNNASDFIAEQISLVETAQISTIHSFCLTIIKNYGYIIGVNPSRADNILDDAQTKLLQRQAMRETFDMWLQNDYENLKYLLDIFSSNPLDYASLETAIYDNATWLISKKDPDYAVQAVKSLYSATTFNDFPQEFQQIFFNFYQQQVHEIIKDVQAIIAISDESYDPNDKKGKKYFEQSTMLLQVLEGLGNLKTLIDQNDIRFYDQIPTACNFKVIADTKNDVYTEQRKRIEKTVNRIFENYMPLNEHFQLLNNQLETVSLLMQMTQDYLNTFSSLKEEENCLDFNDFESMALQILNENNGEISELVKHKYKEIMVDEFQDTNEYQDEIITKISTGNNIFRVGDIKQSIYRFRGAKPNIMQNLMLDDSTQNLYLSFNYRSKKDIVEYNNFVFDKLMNLTFGITYDEYDHVNVGIPSQSEDTHPVEIHIIEKLDNRFKKTSDQLRAQHIAQEIINYHNQGYRFKDMVILVRSHASKGYLKEAFEEYNIPHYIDDQSGFYKSEIIASVVALLNYATTFHDFYLVPVLTSPFYNYSDDQIASLKLMDAPSIRKALEIENPALYMSLETMVLSWRSKDLISIIQEIIQLNDVYNKTLSLQDKTNLDFLLEKAIQYQASSVPTLQGFVRFVAEFKDDTSSEASPLNKDEDIVTAMTIHQSKGLQFPIVFLWGMGRHAVRDHSDILLNDDAFGIGLNHVELPMRFVSRNLIRTVMEIKQDNEEIEENLRLLYVALTRPQKHLILVDVVKEYQPASLDYQLLRNHKRKVDLLLAASPHNTILRVIDGMELTENSLNPISEDEGATVFTEKLTLSFDQEEPITPKNRDLNFDKSFDFATGFGSTLHEAIENLPHRIWTDADLKDFEPKFKRRLQAYNKHPFTQKLYRYPHIYHEMPYLIEGDAGVIDFYVYNETELILVDFKSDHASLDIIVERYEDQIKAYKKALGIIYPELLVKTYIYSFHLNHYIPCLDS
- a CDS encoding DEAD/DEAH box helicase, with protein sequence MTFKELELEEEIVRAVIEKGYEEPTDIQSQAIPMLLGNHDLLAQSQTGTGKTAAFGLPMLSLTQPGDKKRTNSLILCPTRELCMQVAEEMRSFSKYKQGVNIACVYGGSPIDKQIRDLKRGADIVVATPGRLMDHIRRKTIRLDDCRHIVLDEADEMLNMGFIEDIEEIFSFLPEERQFAFFSATMPKEIGKLSEKFLVEPERITLSRNNLTVSRIKQIYYTVESRDKVDLTIQLLQLHKTSGTMIFCNTKKMVDELTTQLNKAGFPALGLHGDMKQEMRSMVMGRFKKGMVSVLIATDVAARGIDVDSMDVVINYDIPQELEYYVHRIGRTGRAGKEGLAITLVSRRQRYAIKQIERLSNSTIVETPLPTKEQLNDLMVDQLAREIRKWNDHEQGKLFNIAYEGLRKENFTQEEIIIAFINKMISESNLEAIKVSKQKDVKNKGEISRIGLSVGDRDGISAAHLVSAIATASGIRGKDIGRIKIDDNESTVEVPREFAQDIINKLSETKINNKDVNVTMVDEFAQPTPRGGRSGRGGRDSRRGGGNDRRRDGGRRSNDQSRRNNKG